The Eubacteriales bacterium genome has a window encoding:
- the larC gene encoding nickel pincer cofactor biosynthesis protein LarC → MRALFFDCFSGISGDMTLGALLDVSGAKEDFLKEMDKLSIRDEFELDIKKAVKKGISGTSVEVIVKPHGHDHDHHHHEENHNHEEHNHEHHHEEDKHEEHHHRGLSDINKIIEESDLEIIVKQIAKSIFKTLAEAEAKVHGTTVEEIHFHEVGAVDSIVDIVGTAVLLNIIKPEMIICSPINTGSGTVKCAHGIMPVPAPATAEILQGLKYYAKGEGERTTPTGASILKTFAYCAMDLPSIIADSIGYGIGKSDFEEMPNVLRVFMGEVDNDAVADKAAVIEANIDDMTPEALGACINEFMEQGALDVYFTPIYMKKSRPAYKLSLICTTNLKDKFETLILKNTTTLGVRSIIMDRKVLTREVISQETPYGDVRIKKASGFGIERFKPEYEDVVRVAKEYELPYDEAVCNIMKVIDYEVEE, encoded by the coding sequence ATGAGAGCATTATTTTTTGACTGTTTTTCAGGAATAAGCGGAGATATGACACTGGGCGCGCTGCTAGATGTATCTGGGGCGAAGGAAGATTTTTTAAAGGAGATGGACAAGCTAAGTATTCGAGATGAATTTGAGCTTGATATAAAAAAGGCCGTAAAAAAAGGAATTTCCGGCACATCTGTAGAGGTCATAGTAAAACCGCATGGCCATGATCATGACCACCATCATCATGAAGAGAATCATAACCACGAAGAACATAATCATGAGCACCATCATGAAGAGGACAAACATGAAGAACACCACCACAGAGGGCTCAGCGATATAAATAAGATAATCGAAGAGTCTGACCTTGAGATCATAGTAAAACAAATAGCAAAAAGCATATTTAAAACGTTGGCTGAAGCCGAAGCGAAAGTCCACGGGACTACTGTTGAAGAGATACATTTTCATGAAGTCGGCGCCGTCGATTCTATCGTCGATATCGTCGGTACTGCTGTATTGCTAAATATCATAAAACCAGAAATGATAATTTGTTCGCCAATTAATACTGGCTCCGGCACTGTTAAGTGCGCTCACGGCATAATGCCAGTCCCGGCACCTGCGACTGCTGAGATACTGCAAGGGCTAAAGTACTATGCAAAGGGCGAAGGGGAAAGGACCACTCCTACAGGCGCTTCTATATTAAAGACTTTTGCATATTGTGCAATGGATCTTCCTTCTATAATTGCGGATAGTATCGGTTACGGTATCGGCAAAAGCGATTTTGAAGAAATGCCAAATGTACTCCGCGTATTTATGGGCGAAGTAGATAACGATGCGGTTGCGGATAAAGCTGCCGTTATCGAAGCTAATATAGACGATATGACCCCTGAAGCTTTAGGCGCATGCATAAATGAATTTATGGAGCAAGGGGCACTAGACGTATATTTTACGCCTATTTATATGAAGAAATCCCGCCCTGCTTATAAACTAAGCCTCATTTGTACTACTAATTTAAAAGATAAATTCGAAACTTTGATACTTAAAAATACAACGACTTTGGGCGTTCGTTCAATTATTATGGACAGAAAAGTTTTAACGCGTGAAGTTATATCACAGGAAACACCTTACGGAGACGTAAGGATAAAGAAGGCGTCTGGATTCGGAATCGAAAGGTTTAAGCCAGAATATGAAGACGTAGTTAGGGTTGCTAAAGAATACGAATTGCCTTATGACGAGGCCGTATGCAATATCATGAAGGTAATAGACTACGAGGTAGAGGAATAA